Proteins encoded within one genomic window of Panicum virgatum strain AP13 chromosome 1N, P.virgatum_v5, whole genome shotgun sequence:
- the LOC120655037 gene encoding peptidyl-prolyl cis-trans isomerase CYP95-like isoform X2 — protein MARKRNPIVYLDVSIGDELDGRMIFELFADVAPLISENFRALCTGELGKTKKPLCYKGSTFHRVIKGFMAQGGDFAKGNGSGGESTYSGKCADEAGVLRHDDRGLLTTADTGSQFCITFKPNSHLDRKHTVFGKLLVGNDVLKRIEQVDVHEPDSTPVVPVRIVDCGELTDCKHQDSVTTENDKKRGAKTKLLKDISSDEESNEGQHKGRRKKLSKRKRKKRRYSYSESDSSSESETESSDSESDSDTYSSDSSDVSSSSDDRRRRRKRHSKKNKRKRSRRKRDHRRERRRRKRDRKAKQKSKRLIESDSEAESTSDSSSEDARSKRHRHGLKSKASSQVSAENLAAVAVLKEATSTQQMSGMPRSPAQEDNSPLQNGEIHTNGVNESKTERNAATMPVLTGNRSKSRSQSMSANHSMSKSMSISPRRSLIRTVITTPKRSASRSPVHCSRSTSPVHDPKRSKSRSPARQRSIIRSPARRSPSKSSPRDASRSPTPRMSRSPVKGQRSISRSSARSRQRRTPSRSPERTHLSKSVSPSPPVEKRRSITRTSARSPLRSVSRSPARFSRSPHRPSRRSPIRSPRRNIRRSVSRSPVRIPRRNVSRSPVRGGRPRRNISRSPSPPRRAMSPQPNNGRSPSRTGSPDGSPKRIRRGRGFTQRYSFARQYRSPSADRSHRYGGRSDRDRYMGYRGSRHRSPPRRYRSPPRGRPSSPSRYRRRSRSTSHSPVHRDRGRGGGYSRSPLRSRSPPAGKPRSHGERARSVSRSRLSGSRSRSPPAAHDRSPPDSPSPKRASDEKSRSRSRSLSASPSPGGKKGLVSYGDGSPDSAGK, from the exons ATGGCTAGAAAGAGGAACCCAATTGTCTATCTGGATGTATCCATAGGTGATGAACTAGATGGAAGAATGATCTTTGAG TTATTTGCTGATGTTGCTCCCCTGATATCTGAGAACTTCAGAGCTTTATGCACAG GTGAGCTGGGAAAGACTAAGAAGCCATTATGCTACAAGGGTTCAACCTTCCACCGTGTCATCAAGGGGTTCATGGCACAA GGAGGTGACTTCGCAAAAGGAAATG GTTCTGGTGGAGAAAGCACATATAGTGGGAAATGTGCAG ATGAAGCTGGTGTCCTACGCCATGATGATCGTGGTCTCTTGACAACGGCAGATACTGGCTCCCAATTTTGTATTACTTTCAAGCCTAATTCTCATCTTGACAG AAAACACACTGTTTTTGGCAAGCTTCTTGTTGGAAATGATGTGTTAAAGAGGATCGAACAAGTTGATGTGCATGAACCTGATTCGACTCCAGTTGTTCCGGTTAGGATAGTAGATTGTGGGGAGCTCACTGACTGCAAACATCAAGATTCTGTGACCACTGAAAATG ATAAAAAGAGGGGTGCCAAAACAAAGTTGTTGAAAGATATATCTTCCGATGAGGAAAGTAATGAAGGACAACACAAGGGACGTCGTAAGAAGTTatcaaaaaggaaaaggaagaagaggagataTTCTTACTCGGAATCAGATAGCTCTTCTGAGTCAGAGACTGAATCGTCTGATTCTGAGAGCGATTctgatacttactcaagtgacTCATCTGATGTcagtagctcaagtgatgacaGACGAAGGCGCAGAAAAAGACACTCAAAGAAGAATAAGCGCAAGCGTTCAAGAAGAAAGCGCGACCATAGGCGTGAGAGAAGGCGTAGGAAGCGTGATAGGAAAGCAAAACAGAAGTCAAAAAG GTTGATAGAGAGTGACAGTGAAGCTGAAAGTACGAGTGATAGCAGCTCTGAGGATGCCAGAAGCAAGCGACACCGTCATGGGCTGAAGTCCAAGGCATCATCTCAAGTTTctg CGGAAAATCTTGCTGCGGTAGCTGTTTTGAAGGAAGCCACATCAACTCAACAAATGAGTGGAATGCCAAGGAGTCCCGCACAAGAAGATAACTCCCCCCTGCAAAATGGGGAGATCCATACAAATGGCGTTAATGAATCAAAAACTGAAAGGAATGCAGCTACCATGCCTGTTCTAACTGGCAATCGAAGCAAATCTAG GAGCCAGAGCATGAGTGCTAATCACTCAATGAGCAAGAGTATGAGTATCAGTCCAAGGAGAAGCCTGATTAGAACGGTAATTACCACCCCGAAGAGATCAGCTAGCAGGAGCCCTGTTCACTGTAGTCGCAGTACAAGCCCTGTCCATGATCCCAAAAGAAGTAAAAGCCGGAGTCCAGCTAGACAGCGGAGCATCATCAGGAGCCCTGCTAGAAGAAGCCCCAGCAAGAGCTCACCCAGAGATGCAAGCAGAAGCCCGACTCCCCGCATGAGCAGGAGTCCTGTTAAAGGTCAAAGAAGTATCAGTAGGAGCTCAGCTAGGTCCAGGCAACGAAGAACTCCAAGCAGGAGCCCAGAGAGAACTCATCTAAGTAAAAGTGTCAGCCCAAGCCCACCTGTGGAGAAGAGAAGAAGCATTACACGGACCTCTGCAAGATCTCCATTGCGAAGTGTTAGCCGGAGCCCTGCTAGGTTTTCAAGGAGCCCACATAGGCCTTCCAGGAGAAGCCCAATCAGAAGTCCTCGAAGGAACATACGTAGAAGCGTGAGCAGGAGCCCTGTGAGAATACCTAGAAGAAATGTGAGCAGAAGCCCTGTAAGAGGTGGTCGACCTCGCAGGAACATCAGCAGAAGTCCCAGTCCACCTCGCAGGGCAATGTCACCCCAACCAAACAATGGGAGGAGCCCATCCAGGACTGGCTCTCCTGATGGGTCTCCAAAACGCATAAGGCGGGGACGTGGTTTTACTCAGCGGTACTCATTTGCAAGACAATATCGCTCACCTTCTGCTGATCGCTCGCATCGATATGGTGGAAGAAGTGACCGTGACAG ATACATGGGTTACCGGGGTTCCCGCCATCGATCACCTCCTCGACGGTATAGAAGCCCTCCTAGAGGCAGACCATCGTCACCAAG TAGGTACAGGAGGAGGAGCCGTAGCACCTCACACAGCCCTGTCCACAGAGATCGAGGAAGGGGAGGTGGCTACAGCAGAAGCCCTCTACGGAGTCGCTCGCCCCCTGCTGGGAAACCTAGGTCACATGGTGAGCGTGCACGGTCAGTCTCCAGGAGCCGCCTGTCCGGTTCAAGATCAAGGTCTCCACCAGCAGCACATGATCGGTCTCCACCTGATTCCCCATCTCCTAAGCGTGCAAGCGATGAGAAGTCCCGGTCCCGCTCCCGTTCCCTGTCAGCAAGCCCTAGTCCTGGTGGCAAGAAAGGCCTGGTTTCATACGGAGACGGCTCCCCAGATTCTGCTGGAAAGTAG
- the LOC120655037 gene encoding peptidyl-prolyl cis-trans isomerase CYP95-like isoform X3 has protein sequence MARKRNPIVYLDVSIGDELDGRMIFELFADVAPLISENFRALCTGELGKTKKPLCYKGSTFHRVIKGFMAQGGDFAKGNGSGGESTYSGKCADEAGVLRHDDRGLLTTADTGSQFCITFKPNSHLDRKHTVFGKLLVGNDVLKRIEQVDVHEPDSTPVVPVRIVDCGELTDCKHQDSVTTENDKKRGAKTKLLKDISSDEESNEGQHKGRRKKLSKRKRKKRRYSYSESDSSSESETESSDSESDSDTYSSDSSDVSSSSDDRRRRRKRHSKKNKRKRSRRKRDHRRERRRRKRDRKAKQKSKRLIESDSEAESTSDSSSEDARSKRHRHGLKSKASSQVSAENLAAVAVLKEATSTQQMSGMPRSPAQEDNSPLQNGEIHTNGVNESKTERNAATMPVLTGNRSKSRSQSMSANHSMSKSMSISPRRSLIRTVITTPKRSASRSPVHCSRSTSPVHDPKRSKSRSPARQRSIIRSPARRSPSKSSPRDASRSPTPRMSRSPVKGQRSISRSSARSRQRRTPSRSPERTHLSKSVSPSPPVEKRRSITRTSARSPLRSVSRSPARFSRSPHRPSRRSPIRSPRRNIRRSVSRSPVRIPRRNVSRSPVRGGRPRRNISRSPSPPRRAMSPQPNNGRSPSRTGSPDGSPKRIRRGRGFTQRYSFARQYRSPSADRSHRYGGRSDRDRYMGYRGSRHRSPPRRYRSPPRGRPSSPRYRRRSRSTSHSPVHRDRGRGGGYSRSPLRSRSPPAGKPRSHGERARSVSRSRLSGSRSRSPPAAHDRSPPDSPSPKRASDEKSRSRSRSLSASPSPGGKKGLVSYGDGSPDSAGK, from the exons ATGGCTAGAAAGAGGAACCCAATTGTCTATCTGGATGTATCCATAGGTGATGAACTAGATGGAAGAATGATCTTTGAG TTATTTGCTGATGTTGCTCCCCTGATATCTGAGAACTTCAGAGCTTTATGCACAG GTGAGCTGGGAAAGACTAAGAAGCCATTATGCTACAAGGGTTCAACCTTCCACCGTGTCATCAAGGGGTTCATGGCACAA GGAGGTGACTTCGCAAAAGGAAATG GTTCTGGTGGAGAAAGCACATATAGTGGGAAATGTGCAG ATGAAGCTGGTGTCCTACGCCATGATGATCGTGGTCTCTTGACAACGGCAGATACTGGCTCCCAATTTTGTATTACTTTCAAGCCTAATTCTCATCTTGACAG AAAACACACTGTTTTTGGCAAGCTTCTTGTTGGAAATGATGTGTTAAAGAGGATCGAACAAGTTGATGTGCATGAACCTGATTCGACTCCAGTTGTTCCGGTTAGGATAGTAGATTGTGGGGAGCTCACTGACTGCAAACATCAAGATTCTGTGACCACTGAAAATG ATAAAAAGAGGGGTGCCAAAACAAAGTTGTTGAAAGATATATCTTCCGATGAGGAAAGTAATGAAGGACAACACAAGGGACGTCGTAAGAAGTTatcaaaaaggaaaaggaagaagaggagataTTCTTACTCGGAATCAGATAGCTCTTCTGAGTCAGAGACTGAATCGTCTGATTCTGAGAGCGATTctgatacttactcaagtgacTCATCTGATGTcagtagctcaagtgatgacaGACGAAGGCGCAGAAAAAGACACTCAAAGAAGAATAAGCGCAAGCGTTCAAGAAGAAAGCGCGACCATAGGCGTGAGAGAAGGCGTAGGAAGCGTGATAGGAAAGCAAAACAGAAGTCAAAAAG GTTGATAGAGAGTGACAGTGAAGCTGAAAGTACGAGTGATAGCAGCTCTGAGGATGCCAGAAGCAAGCGACACCGTCATGGGCTGAAGTCCAAGGCATCATCTCAAGTTTctg CGGAAAATCTTGCTGCGGTAGCTGTTTTGAAGGAAGCCACATCAACTCAACAAATGAGTGGAATGCCAAGGAGTCCCGCACAAGAAGATAACTCCCCCCTGCAAAATGGGGAGATCCATACAAATGGCGTTAATGAATCAAAAACTGAAAGGAATGCAGCTACCATGCCTGTTCTAACTGGCAATCGAAGCAAATCTAG GAGCCAGAGCATGAGTGCTAATCACTCAATGAGCAAGAGTATGAGTATCAGTCCAAGGAGAAGCCTGATTAGAACGGTAATTACCACCCCGAAGAGATCAGCTAGCAGGAGCCCTGTTCACTGTAGTCGCAGTACAAGCCCTGTCCATGATCCCAAAAGAAGTAAAAGCCGGAGTCCAGCTAGACAGCGGAGCATCATCAGGAGCCCTGCTAGAAGAAGCCCCAGCAAGAGCTCACCCAGAGATGCAAGCAGAAGCCCGACTCCCCGCATGAGCAGGAGTCCTGTTAAAGGTCAAAGAAGTATCAGTAGGAGCTCAGCTAGGTCCAGGCAACGAAGAACTCCAAGCAGGAGCCCAGAGAGAACTCATCTAAGTAAAAGTGTCAGCCCAAGCCCACCTGTGGAGAAGAGAAGAAGCATTACACGGACCTCTGCAAGATCTCCATTGCGAAGTGTTAGCCGGAGCCCTGCTAGGTTTTCAAGGAGCCCACATAGGCCTTCCAGGAGAAGCCCAATCAGAAGTCCTCGAAGGAACATACGTAGAAGCGTGAGCAGGAGCCCTGTGAGAATACCTAGAAGAAATGTGAGCAGAAGCCCTGTAAGAGGTGGTCGACCTCGCAGGAACATCAGCAGAAGTCCCAGTCCACCTCGCAGGGCAATGTCACCCCAACCAAACAATGGGAGGAGCCCATCCAGGACTGGCTCTCCTGATGGGTCTCCAAAACGCATAAGGCGGGGACGTGGTTTTACTCAGCGGTACTCATTTGCAAGACAATATCGCTCACCTTCTGCTGATCGCTCGCATCGATATGGTGGAAGAAGTGACCGTGACAG ATACATGGGTTACCGGGGTTCCCGCCATCGATCACCTCCTCGACGGTATAGAAGCCCTCCTAGAGGCAGACCATCGTCACCAAG GTACAGGAGGAGGAGCCGTAGCACCTCACACAGCCCTGTCCACAGAGATCGAGGAAGGGGAGGTGGCTACAGCAGAAGCCCTCTACGGAGTCGCTCGCCCCCTGCTGGGAAACCTAGGTCACATGGTGAGCGTGCACGGTCAGTCTCCAGGAGCCGCCTGTCCGGTTCAAGATCAAGGTCTCCACCAGCAGCACATGATCGGTCTCCACCTGATTCCCCATCTCCTAAGCGTGCAAGCGATGAGAAGTCCCGGTCCCGCTCCCGTTCCCTGTCAGCAAGCCCTAGTCCTGGTGGCAAGAAAGGCCTGGTTTCATACGGAGACGGCTCCCCAGATTCTGCTGGAAAGTAG
- the LOC120655037 gene encoding peptidyl-prolyl cis-trans isomerase CYP95-like isoform X1 — MARKRNPIVYLDVSIGDELDGRMIFELFADVAPLISENFRALCTGELGKTKKPLCYKGSTFHRVIKGFMAQGGDFAKGNGSGGESTYSGKCADEAGVLRHDDRGLLTTADTGSQFCITFKPNSHLDRKHTVFGKLLVGNDVLKRIEQVDVHEPDSTPVVPVRIVDCGELTDCKHQDSVTTENDKKRGAKTKLLKDISSDEESNEGQHKGRRKKLSKRKRKKRRYSYSESDSSSESETESSDSESDSDTYSSDSSDVSSSSDDRRRRRKRHSKKNKRKRSRRKRDHRRERRRRKRDRKAKQKSKRLIESDSEAESTSDSSSEDARSKRHRHGLKSKASSQVSAENLAAVAVLKEATSTQQMSGMPRSPAQEDNSPLQNGEIHTNGVNESKTERNAATMPVLTGNRSKSRSQSMSANHSMSKSMSISPRRSLIRTVITTPKRSASRSPVHCSRSTSPVHDPKRSKSRSPARQRSIIRSPARRSPSKSSPRDASRSPTPRMSRSPVKGQRSISRSSARSRQRRTPSRSPERTHLSKSVSPSPPVEKRRSITRTSARSPLRSVSRSPARFSRSPHRPSRRSPIRSPRRNIRRSVSRSPVRIPRRNVSRSPVRGGRPRRNISRSPSPPRRAMSPQPNNGRSPSRTGSPDGSPKRIRRGRGFTQRYSFARQYRSPSADRSHRYGGRSDRDRYMGYRGSRHRSPPRRYRSPPRGRPSSPRCSRYRRRSRSTSHSPVHRDRGRGGGYSRSPLRSRSPPAGKPRSHGERARSVSRSRLSGSRSRSPPAAHDRSPPDSPSPKRASDEKSRSRSRSLSASPSPGGKKGLVSYGDGSPDSAGK; from the exons ATGGCTAGAAAGAGGAACCCAATTGTCTATCTGGATGTATCCATAGGTGATGAACTAGATGGAAGAATGATCTTTGAG TTATTTGCTGATGTTGCTCCCCTGATATCTGAGAACTTCAGAGCTTTATGCACAG GTGAGCTGGGAAAGACTAAGAAGCCATTATGCTACAAGGGTTCAACCTTCCACCGTGTCATCAAGGGGTTCATGGCACAA GGAGGTGACTTCGCAAAAGGAAATG GTTCTGGTGGAGAAAGCACATATAGTGGGAAATGTGCAG ATGAAGCTGGTGTCCTACGCCATGATGATCGTGGTCTCTTGACAACGGCAGATACTGGCTCCCAATTTTGTATTACTTTCAAGCCTAATTCTCATCTTGACAG AAAACACACTGTTTTTGGCAAGCTTCTTGTTGGAAATGATGTGTTAAAGAGGATCGAACAAGTTGATGTGCATGAACCTGATTCGACTCCAGTTGTTCCGGTTAGGATAGTAGATTGTGGGGAGCTCACTGACTGCAAACATCAAGATTCTGTGACCACTGAAAATG ATAAAAAGAGGGGTGCCAAAACAAAGTTGTTGAAAGATATATCTTCCGATGAGGAAAGTAATGAAGGACAACACAAGGGACGTCGTAAGAAGTTatcaaaaaggaaaaggaagaagaggagataTTCTTACTCGGAATCAGATAGCTCTTCTGAGTCAGAGACTGAATCGTCTGATTCTGAGAGCGATTctgatacttactcaagtgacTCATCTGATGTcagtagctcaagtgatgacaGACGAAGGCGCAGAAAAAGACACTCAAAGAAGAATAAGCGCAAGCGTTCAAGAAGAAAGCGCGACCATAGGCGTGAGAGAAGGCGTAGGAAGCGTGATAGGAAAGCAAAACAGAAGTCAAAAAG GTTGATAGAGAGTGACAGTGAAGCTGAAAGTACGAGTGATAGCAGCTCTGAGGATGCCAGAAGCAAGCGACACCGTCATGGGCTGAAGTCCAAGGCATCATCTCAAGTTTctg CGGAAAATCTTGCTGCGGTAGCTGTTTTGAAGGAAGCCACATCAACTCAACAAATGAGTGGAATGCCAAGGAGTCCCGCACAAGAAGATAACTCCCCCCTGCAAAATGGGGAGATCCATACAAATGGCGTTAATGAATCAAAAACTGAAAGGAATGCAGCTACCATGCCTGTTCTAACTGGCAATCGAAGCAAATCTAG GAGCCAGAGCATGAGTGCTAATCACTCAATGAGCAAGAGTATGAGTATCAGTCCAAGGAGAAGCCTGATTAGAACGGTAATTACCACCCCGAAGAGATCAGCTAGCAGGAGCCCTGTTCACTGTAGTCGCAGTACAAGCCCTGTCCATGATCCCAAAAGAAGTAAAAGCCGGAGTCCAGCTAGACAGCGGAGCATCATCAGGAGCCCTGCTAGAAGAAGCCCCAGCAAGAGCTCACCCAGAGATGCAAGCAGAAGCCCGACTCCCCGCATGAGCAGGAGTCCTGTTAAAGGTCAAAGAAGTATCAGTAGGAGCTCAGCTAGGTCCAGGCAACGAAGAACTCCAAGCAGGAGCCCAGAGAGAACTCATCTAAGTAAAAGTGTCAGCCCAAGCCCACCTGTGGAGAAGAGAAGAAGCATTACACGGACCTCTGCAAGATCTCCATTGCGAAGTGTTAGCCGGAGCCCTGCTAGGTTTTCAAGGAGCCCACATAGGCCTTCCAGGAGAAGCCCAATCAGAAGTCCTCGAAGGAACATACGTAGAAGCGTGAGCAGGAGCCCTGTGAGAATACCTAGAAGAAATGTGAGCAGAAGCCCTGTAAGAGGTGGTCGACCTCGCAGGAACATCAGCAGAAGTCCCAGTCCACCTCGCAGGGCAATGTCACCCCAACCAAACAATGGGAGGAGCCCATCCAGGACTGGCTCTCCTGATGGGTCTCCAAAACGCATAAGGCGGGGACGTGGTTTTACTCAGCGGTACTCATTTGCAAGACAATATCGCTCACCTTCTGCTGATCGCTCGCATCGATATGGTGGAAGAAGTGACCGTGACAG ATACATGGGTTACCGGGGTTCCCGCCATCGATCACCTCCTCGACGGTATAGAAGCCCTCCTAGAGGCAGACCATCGTCACCAAG GTGTAGTAGGTACAGGAGGAGGAGCCGTAGCACCTCACACAGCCCTGTCCACAGAGATCGAGGAAGGGGAGGTGGCTACAGCAGAAGCCCTCTACGGAGTCGCTCGCCCCCTGCTGGGAAACCTAGGTCACATGGTGAGCGTGCACGGTCAGTCTCCAGGAGCCGCCTGTCCGGTTCAAGATCAAGGTCTCCACCAGCAGCACATGATCGGTCTCCACCTGATTCCCCATCTCCTAAGCGTGCAAGCGATGAGAAGTCCCGGTCCCGCTCCCGTTCCCTGTCAGCAAGCCCTAGTCCTGGTGGCAAGAAAGGCCTGGTTTCATACGGAGACGGCTCCCCAGATTCTGCTGGAAAGTAG